Proteins from a single region of Vallitalea longa:
- a CDS encoding transposase, translating to MLEAKLIKAQRKLSRMVRFSNNWYKQKIKVAKIHYKIKNSKSDFLHKLSTQLVNKYNAIAIEDLNMKGMSQTLKFGKSVSDNG from the coding sequence ATGTTAGAAGCTAAACTTATCAAGGCACAAAGGAAATTATCACGTATGGTAAGGTTTTCGAATAATTGGTATAAACAAAAGATTAAAGTAGCAAAAATACACTATAAAATCAAAAATTCAAAATCGGATTTTTTACATAAACTATCTACTCAATTAGTAAATAAATACAATGCTATAGCGATAGAAGACCTAAATATGAAAGGTATGAGCCAAACATTGAAATTTGGTAAAAGCGTATCTGATAATGGT